GTTCCATTTGGGTTATAAGACAGGTTTTTCTCGAGTAATTCCTTATTATAAACATCTCCTTTACTGATATTTAAAATAGCACTTAAAAACTCAGATGGGTATATCGTATTTCCACTCCAGGTAATATTGCGGAAATAATATTGCCGTCCTTCTTCAACAGTGATATCAATATTGATAGTCTTATCGTCATGAACATAAATAGAGTCTTTTATAATTTTAGCATCACGATATCCAAGTGCATTGTATTTTTCTATGAGGGCCAGTTTATCGTCAGAATACTTCTCTTTAATAAATTTAGAAGATTTAAAAATATGAAGCCTGAGATTATTATCAGCATAAACACTCATACTATCAATCATACCGGCAAAGTCAAATCGGATTGCGGTTGTTATTACGTCAAACAATAAATCTTCGATATTGCCTAAAGGATTGAAATTACCTAATTCCTTTGTCTCCTTTAGAGCGCGTTTTGCTTTTTTATCCGAAAAATTTTCGTTTCCAATAATGTTGATATTATAAATTTTGATTTTTTCGGCCTTATCGACCAAAATTTGAAGAGTGATTGCATTCTGAAGGCTTGTATCTTGAACTTTTTTAAAATCAACTTTTGTATTTAAAAAGCCCTTTTCAATATAATGTTTAATAATGGTATTTTTTACTCTTGAAAGCAAATAGTCGGTTACAACGGCCCCACGTTGAATATTTATTTTTTCATTTATTGCATCCGTTTCGCCTTTTCTTATTCCGATATACTTAAAATCAGCTATGCGTGGTTTTTCAGTAAGTTCGAAACTCAAACTTATATTCCCGTCTTTTAAATCGGTAATTTTAACTTTTATATCTTCGGCTAATCCTTGTTTCCAGAGTTTTTTGATTGCAGTTGCTAAATCATCCCCGGGAATTTGAATCTCATCCCCGATATTCAGCCCTGACAGCATCATCAAAACATTACTTTCGAGATAATTAATCCCGGAAAATGTCATCTCACTTATTTTGTAAAATTTAGGATTATTATAATCAATCTTTAGGTTTGAAAGTTCGCTAGAAACCTGAGCTCTAGAGTAGATCGAGAAACTTAACATCATTACAATAATGACGAACTTTAACAGGCGCTTATGTAATGCTTCCTTTTTTATCATTCTTCCGTATTCTTTAAAATTTGTTCACTTGTCTTTCCAAACCGTCGTTCTCGATTTTGGTAATCTATAATGGCATCATATAAGTCCTCTTTTTTAAAGTCGGGCCATAACTTTGGAGTAAAATATAACTCTGAATATGCAATCTGCCACAAAAGGAAATTACTTATTCGCAGTTCTCCGCTTGTCCTGATCAACAATTCCGGATCAGGCATTGATGATGTATTTAAATAAGAGGAGATAAGCTGTTGATCAATATCATCAATGTTTAACTCCTTATTTTTTATTTTAGATGAAATTATTTTTACGGTTTCCGTAATTTCCCATCTCGAACTATAACTCAGGGCCAGTGTTAAAGTCATCCGATCGTTGCCGGCAGTTTCTTTAATGGTTTTCAACAATTGATTATAACTCTCTTCGGGCAGGCTCTTAATATCTCCGATGGCATTGAGCCTGATATTGTTTTTGTTGAGGGTAGGTGTTTCCTTGTCGATAG
The Bacteroidota bacterium DNA segment above includes these coding regions:
- a CDS encoding isoprenyl transferase translates to MNLKDQINLDRLPQHIAIIMDGNGRWAKQQGKQRTFGHQNGVNAVREASESAAELGVRYLTLYAFSTENWNRPKYEIDALMQLLVESIDKETPTLNKNNIRLNAIGDIKSLPEESYNQLLKTIKETAGNDRMTLTLALSYSSRWEITETVKIISSKIKNKELNIDDIDQQLISSYLNTSSMPDPELLIRTSGELRISNFLLWQIAYSELYFTPKLWPDFKKEDLYDAIIDYQNRERRFGKTSEQILKNTEE